Proteins co-encoded in one Marinobacter qingdaonensis genomic window:
- a CDS encoding long-chain fatty acid--CoA ligase, whose protein sequence is MNPMQDSQLSITAVMHYAERLFGDQEIVSVTHDIPRHRYTYRDAFQRVRRLANALEKLGNGPGDVLGTLAWNDYRHFELYYAISCSGMICHTINPRLFPEQIEYIINHAADRWLFVDPDFIPLLESLQSRLPAVKGYVVLTDAAHMPETTLRNVICYETLVGAESDRFVWPELAETTPSALCYTSGTTGNPKGVLYTHRSTILQCYATSTPNAFAVSASDTVMPLVPMFHANGWSLVYSCPMNGAKLVLAGGKAGDGEIVAELIASETVTFTAGVPTVLGALLRHTRENEITLESLERVGVGGAACPAAIYDEFKSRHGARVQQGWGMTELNPIASYNAATPQQTAGLSAEEAKTRALKQGRLLFGIDLKVVDDNNQELPWDGRSAGSIKVRGPWVIQQYFRHEQSTTDDDGWFDTGDIGTMDQCGYLQITDRSKDVIKSGGEWISSIELENLAMSHLDVLEAAVIGLSHPTWTERPLLLVVLNDDSTLTSGQLLAWFEGKVAKWWIPSDCVIVESLPHTATGKLSKKDLRDAFRGYTWGMQSEPEETS, encoded by the coding sequence ATGAACCCCATGCAGGATTCCCAACTCTCAATTACGGCCGTGATGCACTACGCAGAACGGCTATTCGGTGATCAGGAAATCGTGTCCGTGACCCACGATATTCCAAGACACCGCTATACCTATCGGGACGCGTTTCAGCGAGTACGAAGGTTGGCCAACGCGCTGGAAAAGCTGGGCAATGGCCCGGGCGATGTGCTCGGAACCCTTGCCTGGAACGACTATCGCCATTTTGAACTCTACTACGCCATTTCGTGCAGCGGCATGATCTGCCACACCATCAATCCGAGGCTGTTCCCCGAGCAGATTGAATACATCATCAACCACGCGGCAGACCGCTGGCTGTTCGTCGACCCTGATTTCATTCCGCTGCTGGAGAGCCTCCAATCCCGACTACCGGCGGTGAAGGGCTACGTGGTACTCACCGATGCCGCACACATGCCGGAAACCACGCTTCGCAACGTGATTTGCTATGAGACCCTGGTCGGCGCGGAATCCGATCGGTTTGTTTGGCCAGAACTGGCGGAAACCACACCTTCAGCGCTTTGTTACACGTCAGGCACCACCGGCAATCCCAAGGGTGTGCTCTACACTCACCGCTCAACCATCCTCCAGTGTTACGCGACCTCTACCCCAAACGCCTTTGCGGTCTCCGCCTCCGATACGGTCATGCCTCTAGTCCCCATGTTTCACGCCAATGGCTGGTCCCTGGTGTATTCCTGCCCCATGAATGGCGCCAAGCTGGTTCTTGCCGGTGGCAAAGCGGGGGATGGCGAAATCGTGGCGGAGCTGATCGCCTCTGAAACCGTCACGTTCACGGCGGGCGTTCCCACCGTTCTAGGCGCCCTGCTCCGCCACACCCGGGAGAATGAGATTACGCTCGAGTCTCTGGAGCGTGTTGGTGTTGGCGGCGCAGCCTGTCCAGCCGCTATTTACGACGAATTCAAGTCAAGGCACGGTGCACGGGTGCAGCAGGGCTGGGGGATGACCGAGCTAAATCCTATCGCCAGTTATAATGCCGCAACGCCGCAACAGACCGCCGGTTTGAGCGCTGAAGAGGCTAAAACCAGAGCCCTCAAACAGGGTCGCCTGCTTTTTGGCATCGACCTGAAAGTGGTTGACGATAATAATCAGGAGCTTCCCTGGGATGGCCGGAGCGCCGGCTCCATCAAGGTGCGCGGACCCTGGGTTATCCAGCAATACTTCCGTCACGAGCAGTCCACCACCGATGACGATGGCTGGTTCGACACTGGCGACATCGGCACCATGGATCAGTGCGGTTATCTCCAGATCACGGACCGAAGCAAGGACGTTATTAAATCCGGCGGCGAGTGGATTTCATCCATTGAACTGGAAAACCTGGCCATGAGTCATCTGGACGTTCTGGAAGCCGCGGTCATCGGGCTGTCACACCCAACCTGGACCGAACGCCCGCTCCTGCTTGTGGTTCTCAACGATGACTCGACATTGACCTCGGGGCAATTGTTGGCATGGTTCGAGGGCAAGGTTGCAAAATGGTGGATACCGAGCGACTGCGTGATTGTCGAGTCTCTCCCACACACCGCTACGGGTAAGCTGAGTAAAAAAGACCTCCGCGATGCGTTCCGGGGCTACACCTGGGGAATGCAATCCGAACCTGAGGAAACCTCCTAG